One window of Hydrogenobacter sp. genomic DNA carries:
- a CDS encoding DUF190 domain-containing protein codes for MKSINLYEMKKVEVIVKGEDLEFVIDLLERAGVSGYTIIHNLSGKGSHGFHEGHLLFNEEDTLVMIVSVMPEKLVEVVLEGITPFLNKHSGVVFVSSVMVSRLTKFGDVSMSAGGGS; via the coding sequence ATGAAGAGTATAAACCTTTACGAGATGAAAAAGGTAGAAGTTATAGTAAAAGGCGAAGATTTAGAATTTGTCATTGATCTTCTTGAAAGAGCAGGAGTGAGTGGCTACACCATAATACATAACTTATCTGGTAAGGGAAGTCACGGTTTTCACGAAGGTCACCTACTTTTCAATGAGGAGGATACTCTGGTTATGATAGTATCTGTAATGCCTGAGAAGTTGGTGGAGGTTGTGCTTGAGGGGATAACGCCTTTCCTCAACAAACACTCCGGTGTTGTTTTTGTCAGCAGTGTGATGGTCAGTAGATTAACAAAGTTTGGCGATGTAAGTATGAGTGCGGGTGGAGGGAGTTGA
- a CDS encoding leucyl aminopeptidase: MEVVSYEKPYEEVKDTPLGIFVFEEDFGNLRYVGAFAEKIENILKAENFKGKEDTIIKIPLLEDDTVRTFYIIGLGKKDKAGFDEYRRAGAIFVKRLKKDKILSACAYAGDRLDYKRSKAIAEGLLLGNYSFEKYKSKKDEEYTSVQKVNLYGGYEEGIRVGKIFADGQIFARDLVNEPGNVINPLTLAQIAQDLAKEYGLECKIYDEKQIQEMGMHALWSVGKGSATPPRFIHIIYKPEGEPKDKIALVGKGLTFDSGGLNIKTGEYMRTMKMDKSGACAVLGIMKALALLKPQVEVHGIIGAAENMPSGSAYRPDDIIRTMSGKTIEVDNTDAEGRITLADALHYASNLKPTYIIDMATLTGACIVALGEYTAGLFTNDDAFGDKLLEISRETGERMWKLPMDDKKLREKLKKSDADIVNTAGRYGGAITAAMFLEEFVSEGIKWVHLDIAGPAYLKEEFGYYSKGATGFGVRTCLEYILSIDKGT; encoded by the coding sequence ATGGAGGTGGTTTCTTACGAAAAACCTTATGAAGAGGTAAAAGATACACCACTGGGCATTTTTGTATTTGAGGAAGACTTCGGAAACCTGCGGTACGTTGGTGCCTTTGCAGAAAAGATAGAGAATATATTGAAGGCTGAGAATTTCAAAGGGAAGGAGGACACGATTATAAAAATACCCTTGCTTGAAGATGATACGGTGAGAACCTTTTACATAATTGGTCTTGGCAAAAAAGACAAAGCAGGTTTTGACGAATATAGAAGAGCTGGAGCCATTTTCGTCAAAAGACTAAAAAAGGACAAAATTTTGTCAGCGTGTGCGTATGCTGGAGATAGATTAGATTACAAGAGGAGCAAAGCGATAGCGGAAGGTCTCCTTTTGGGAAATTACAGCTTTGAAAAATACAAAAGCAAAAAGGATGAGGAATATACCAGCGTGCAGAAGGTGAACCTTTATGGCGGGTACGAAGAAGGAATAAGGGTAGGTAAGATCTTTGCAGATGGGCAGATTTTCGCAAGGGATCTCGTAAATGAACCTGGCAATGTAATAAACCCTTTAACGCTCGCACAGATAGCTCAGGATCTGGCAAAGGAGTACGGTCTTGAGTGCAAGATATACGATGAAAAGCAGATACAGGAGATGGGTATGCACGCTTTATGGAGCGTTGGTAAGGGTTCTGCTACACCTCCAAGATTTATACACATCATTTATAAGCCTGAAGGCGAACCGAAGGATAAAATAGCCTTGGTGGGGAAGGGTCTCACCTTTGATAGTGGTGGACTAAATATAAAGACTGGTGAGTATATGAGAACCATGAAAATGGATAAATCGGGTGCATGCGCTGTGCTTGGTATTATGAAGGCACTCGCCTTGTTAAAACCGCAGGTAGAAGTCCATGGTATAATAGGCGCTGCGGAAAACATGCCCAGCGGTAGCGCATACAGACCCGATGACATAATAAGGACTATGAGCGGGAAAACCATTGAAGTAGATAATACCGACGCTGAAGGTAGGATTACCCTCGCCGACGCACTCCATTATGCTTCCAACTTGAAGCCTACATATATAATAGATATGGCAACACTTACGGGAGCTTGTATAGTTGCTCTTGGTGAGTACACAGCCGGACTCTTTACAAACGACGATGCTTTTGGAGATAAACTTTTGGAGATATCACGGGAAACTGGGGAGAGAATGTGGAAGCTTCCCATGGATGACAAAAAACTCAGAGAAAAACTCAAAAAGTCAGACGCGGATATCGTGAACACGGCGGGAAGATATGGAGGAGCCATAACTGCAGCTATGTTCCTTGAAGAGTTTGTGAGTGAAGGTATAAAGTGGGTTCACCTTGATATAGCAGGTCCAGCATACTTGAAAGAAGAATTCGGTTACTACTCTAAGGGAGCTACAGGCTTCGGGGTAAGAACCTGTCTTGAATATATTCTAAGCATAGACAAGGGGACGTAG